One window from the genome of Bacillus sp. SM2101 encodes:
- a CDS encoding sigma-70 family RNA polymerase sigma factor, translating to MDFEQLVKRAQKYDDEAFYELITLHKISLYKIAYSYFKNEHDATEAVQEVTFRAYKEIRKVRQPQFFTTWITRIMINYCSREYSRKKKTSLQEVDKGVEDSESSTLTKIDLEQHIALLDPQLQTIVKLKYYHDLTIDQIADILQCPEGTVKTRLYKSLKLLKVSLAKEWL from the coding sequence TTGGATTTTGAACAACTAGTAAAACGTGCACAAAAGTATGATGATGAGGCATTTTATGAATTAATTACTTTGCATAAAATAAGCTTGTATAAAATAGCATACTCGTATTTTAAAAATGAACACGATGCAACAGAAGCAGTGCAAGAAGTGACCTTTCGAGCTTATAAGGAGATCAGAAAGGTGAGGCAACCACAATTTTTTACTACTTGGATTACTCGTATTATGATTAATTATTGTTCGAGAGAGTATAGTCGAAAGAAAAAGACTTCTTTGCAGGAAGTAGATAAAGGTGTGGAAGATAGTGAGTCATCAACGTTAACGAAAATTGATCTTGAACAGCATATTGCATTATTAGACCCACAACTACAAACAATTGTTAAGTTAAAATACTATCATGACTTAACGATCGATCAAATAGCTGACATTCTTCAATGTCCTGAAGGAACTGTGAAAACAAGGCTGTATAAATCTCTAAAACTATTAAAAGTTAGTTTAGCAAAGGAGTGGTTATGA
- a CDS encoding DUF4179 domain-containing protein, whose product MNKDFEKEEAALYDIKDKYDHLSIPEDLDQSIRNGMNKATKSRRINRRMRLTSISACILILSFVTTVRISPAFANYMSTIPGLAKIVELIQFDQSLQVAVENEFIQHIGASEEQNGVTFTIDAVIVDESKMVMFYTLENVKDYNYLHPLPDLLTSEGKDYLASSGSDNLKNKQNENSISGRFDFYFHEAVPTEGFILQLIVEAGDDLSNMSEFPHEYSIPFQVNTALFENMKELYEINETVEVEGQKITFKTLEVYPTQLKLQVTYDKNNTMKIFELEDLRIVDENGDEVTSIANGITGSNITEYGESFHLESNYFKKPKELYIEFTAIRALDKNLLDLQVDVENRKIVKAPDDRIYMEPSYNNEKEQLVISFDKDDLYSGELRVDWEFVDGDGKKYKPLSNGYSMGEANESLVLEIPNENYNNPLVFTISDYPTRKYTKDIRLKVK is encoded by the coding sequence ATGAATAAAGATTTTGAAAAAGAAGAAGCTGCTCTTTACGACATAAAAGATAAATATGATCATTTGTCGATCCCAGAAGACCTTGATCAGTCAATAAGGAATGGGATGAATAAAGCGACAAAGAGTCGAAGAATAAATCGTAGAATGAGGTTGACTTCCATTAGTGCTTGTATCTTAATTTTATCCTTCGTTACAACAGTGCGGATATCACCTGCCTTTGCTAATTACATGAGTACGATTCCTGGCTTAGCAAAAATAGTTGAACTCATTCAATTTGACCAAAGTTTGCAAGTAGCGGTAGAAAATGAATTTATTCAACATATTGGTGCTAGTGAAGAACAAAATGGTGTTACGTTCACAATCGATGCTGTTATTGTTGATGAGAGCAAGATGGTCATGTTTTATACACTGGAAAATGTAAAAGACTATAATTATTTGCACCCTTTACCAGATTTATTAACGAGTGAAGGTAAAGATTATCTTGCAAGTTCTGGCTCTGATAATCTGAAAAATAAACAGAACGAAAATTCGATAAGCGGACGATTTGATTTTTATTTCCATGAAGCTGTACCTACAGAAGGTTTTATACTCCAACTAATTGTTGAAGCGGGGGATGATTTATCTAATATGAGTGAATTTCCCCATGAATATAGTATTCCTTTTCAAGTAAATACAGCGCTTTTCGAAAATATGAAGGAACTATACGAAATTAATGAAACAGTAGAAGTCGAAGGGCAGAAAATAACATTTAAGACACTCGAAGTTTATCCAACTCAATTAAAACTACAAGTGACATATGATAAAAACAATACGATGAAAATCTTCGAACTTGAAGATTTACGAATTGTTGATGAAAATGGTGATGAGGTTACTTCAATTGCCAATGGAATAACAGGCTCGAATATTACCGAATATGGGGAGAGTTTTCATCTGGAAAGTAATTATTTCAAGAAACCGAAAGAGCTATACATCGAATTTACAGCTATAAGAGCGTTGGATAAAAACTTATTAGACCTTCAGGTGGATGTAGAAAACAGAAAAATCGTAAAAGCACCTGATGACCGTATCTATATGGAACCCTCCTACAATAATGAGAAGGAACAGCTAGTTATTTCGTTTGATAAAGATGACCTCTATAGTGGTGAATTACGCGTCGATTGGGAATTTGTTGATGGAGATGGAAAAAAATATAAGCCTTTATCGAATGGCTACAGTATGGGTGAAGCTAATGAAAGCTTGGTCCTCGAAATCCCTAATGAAAACTATAACAACCCATTAGTGTTTACAATTAGCGATTATCCAACTAGAAAATATACAAAGGATATCCGTTTAAAGGTAAAATAG
- a CDS encoding alpha-L-glutamate ligase has translation MEPKIYIIHENDEWTEPLHKELDKLGLSYEDWFLNEGSLNLNEEPPIGIFYNRMSASSHTRGHRFAPEYTAAVLSWLEKHGRKVFNTSRALQLEVSKVAQYTALQAFDIVTPHTIAAVGKEHILQAGSTFAKPFITKHNRAGKGLGVQLFDNVAALQQYVNSDDFDESIDGITLLQEYIQAPEPCITRCEFVGGKFLYAVRVDTSEGFELCPADACQIGDAFCPTTADPTPKFKIQENFNDPIIHKYEQFLANNDIHFAGIEFIKDANGNIYTYDVNTNTNYNADAEAVANVSGMGAIAKHLGNELAML, from the coding sequence ATGGAGCCAAAAATATATATTATTCATGAAAACGATGAATGGACAGAACCTTTACACAAAGAACTCGATAAATTAGGACTATCTTATGAAGATTGGTTTCTTAATGAAGGATCACTTAACCTTAACGAGGAACCACCGATTGGGATTTTCTATAACCGAATGAGTGCATCTTCTCATACGAGAGGACACCGTTTTGCTCCTGAATATACAGCAGCTGTATTATCTTGGTTAGAAAAGCATGGACGAAAAGTGTTTAATACGAGTCGGGCACTTCAGCTTGAAGTAAGTAAAGTTGCCCAATATACCGCGTTGCAAGCATTTGACATCGTTACTCCACATACGATTGCTGCAGTTGGTAAGGAACATATTTTACAAGCTGGAAGTACGTTTGCAAAGCCATTTATTACAAAGCACAATCGTGCTGGCAAAGGGTTAGGGGTTCAGCTCTTTGACAATGTTGCCGCACTACAGCAATACGTGAACAGCGATGACTTTGATGAATCGATCGATGGCATCACACTTTTGCAGGAATATATACAGGCACCAGAACCGTGTATTACTCGTTGTGAATTCGTTGGAGGGAAATTTCTTTATGCTGTTCGGGTTGATACGTCTGAAGGCTTTGAGCTATGCCCAGCAGACGCGTGCCAAATAGGAGATGCCTTCTGCCCGACAACAGCCGATCCTACGCCAAAGTTTAAAATTCAAGAAAATTTTAACGATCCGATTATTCACAAATATGAACAATTTCTCGCTAACAATGACATTCATTTTGCAGGAATCGAATTTATTAAAGATGCCAATGGAAATATATACACTTACGATGTAAATACTAACACAAACTATAATGCTGATGCAGAAGCAGTCGCAAATGTTTCAGGGATGGGTGCGATTGCTAAGCATCTCGGTAACGAGCTAGCTATGTTATAG